In one window of Nocardia brasiliensis DNA:
- a CDS encoding N-acetylmuramoyl-L-alanine amidase, with the protein MHRLRHGDSGPAVAEVRSTLASLGFLHAHVDADGADAREYWKDTEATFDHRLDSAVRAFQQHRGLLVDGVVGPATYRALKEASYRLGARTLIYQLSAPLYGDDVATLQRKLQDLGFYVHRVDGYFGPHTHEGLTSFQREIGLAADGICGPDTLRSLDLLGARVTGGNPHRIAEEEVVHRAGPQLTGKRIVIDPGLGGPDKGHPVPSEYGDVYESEILWDLASRLEGRMAATGMETFLSRPWGANPTDAERADTSNAFDADLMISLRCATNPSPLANGVAGFYFGNSHGSASMIGQVLAGFIQREVVARTSLQDCRTHARTWDLLRLTKMPTVQIDIGYLTNDYDANVLTNPRMRDVIAEAILISVKRLYLLGQDDQPTGTYTFAELLAEELAAADRM; encoded by the coding sequence ATGCACCGACTTCGTCACGGCGATAGCGGTCCAGCCGTAGCAGAGGTTCGGAGCACCCTGGCAAGTCTCGGGTTCTTGCACGCACACGTCGATGCCGACGGCGCCGACGCACGCGAGTACTGGAAGGACACCGAGGCGACCTTCGACCATCGACTCGACTCGGCGGTCCGCGCGTTCCAACAGCACCGCGGACTGCTCGTCGATGGTGTCGTCGGCCCGGCCACCTATCGCGCCTTGAAAGAGGCGTCCTACCGGCTGGGTGCCCGCACACTGATCTATCAGCTCTCCGCGCCGCTGTACGGCGACGACGTCGCGACCCTGCAGCGCAAGCTGCAGGATCTCGGCTTCTACGTGCACCGGGTCGACGGCTACTTCGGGCCGCACACGCACGAGGGGCTCACCTCATTTCAGCGCGAGATCGGCCTGGCCGCCGACGGCATCTGCGGGCCGGACACGCTGCGTTCGCTCGACCTGCTCGGCGCCCGCGTCACCGGCGGCAATCCGCACCGGATCGCCGAGGAAGAGGTGGTGCACCGGGCGGGGCCGCAGCTCACCGGCAAGCGCATCGTGATCGATCCCGGTCTGGGCGGACCGGACAAGGGACATCCGGTGCCCTCCGAATACGGCGACGTGTACGAGTCGGAGATCCTGTGGGACTTGGCAAGTCGGCTCGAGGGCCGGATGGCCGCGACGGGCATGGAGACGTTCCTGTCCCGCCCGTGGGGCGCCAACCCCACCGATGCCGAGCGGGCCGACACGTCCAACGCCTTCGACGCCGATCTGATGATCTCGCTGCGCTGCGCGACCAACCCGAGCCCGCTGGCCAACGGTGTCGCCGGCTTCTACTTCGGCAACTCCCATGGCTCGGCGTCGATGATCGGCCAGGTGCTGGCCGGATTCATCCAGCGCGAGGTCGTCGCGCGCACCTCGCTGCAGGACTGCCGGACGCACGCCAGGACCTGGGATCTGCTGCGCCTCACCAAGATGCCGACCGTGCAGATCGATATCGGCTATCTGACAAACGATTACGACGCCAACGTGCTCACCAACCCGCGCATGCGCGACGTGATCGCGGAGGCCATCCTGATCTCGGTCAAGCGGCTCTACCTGCTCGGCCAGGACGACCAGCCGACCGGCACCTATACCTTCGCGGAATTGCTCGCCGAAGAACTGGCCGCCGCCGACCGCATGTAG
- a CDS encoding ParA family protein translates to MLDSSNFDAETFGSTPFGNISPSETPIAAEAQRASQILHPGKVTVPKPHEQRIITIANQKGGVGKTTTAVNLAAALAHQGMTVLVIDLDPQGNASTALGIEHHSGVPSSYELLIGEASVKDAIQQSPHNERLLCIPATIDLAGAEIELVSMVAREGRLKAAIQEANIAGYDIDYVMIDCPPSLGLLTVNAMVAAKEVLIPIQCEYYALEGVGQLLRNIGLVQAHLNPDLHVSTVILTMYDGRTKLADQVAEEVRGHFGDVVLRSVIPRSVKVSEAPGYGMTVLDYDPGSRGAMSYLDAGREMAARSVVRVAEGAE, encoded by the coding sequence ATGCTGGACTCCAGCAATTTCGACGCGGAGACATTCGGAAGCACGCCGTTCGGGAACATCTCCCCCAGCGAGACCCCGATCGCGGCCGAAGCGCAACGCGCTAGCCAGATATTGCATCCAGGAAAGGTGACAGTGCCGAAACCGCACGAGCAACGCATCATCACCATCGCCAATCAGAAGGGCGGCGTCGGTAAGACGACCACCGCGGTGAATCTCGCGGCCGCTCTGGCGCACCAGGGGATGACGGTCCTCGTGATCGATCTGGACCCGCAGGGCAATGCCAGCACCGCCCTCGGCATCGAGCATCACTCGGGGGTGCCGTCCAGCTACGAACTCCTCATCGGCGAAGCGTCGGTCAAGGACGCGATCCAGCAGAGCCCGCACAACGAACGTCTGCTCTGCATCCCGGCGACCATCGATCTGGCCGGTGCCGAGATCGAGTTGGTGTCGATGGTGGCGCGGGAGGGCCGGCTCAAGGCCGCCATCCAGGAGGCCAATATCGCCGGGTACGACATCGACTACGTGATGATCGACTGCCCGCCTTCGCTCGGCCTGCTTACCGTCAACGCGATGGTCGCGGCCAAGGAGGTGCTGATCCCGATTCAGTGCGAGTACTACGCGCTGGAGGGCGTCGGTCAGCTGCTCCGCAACATCGGTCTGGTGCAGGCGCACCTGAATCCCGACTTACACGTGTCCACCGTGATTCTCACGATGTACGACGGCCGGACCAAGCTGGCCGACCAGGTCGCCGAGGAGGTCCGCGGACACTTCGGTGACGTGGTGCTGCGCTCGGTGATCCCGCGCAGCGTGAAGGTCTCCGAGGCGCCGGGCTACGGGATGACGGTGCTCGATTATGATCCAGGCTCCCGAGGCGCGATGAGCTACCTCGATGCCGGACGGGAAATGGCGGCGCGCTCGGTGGTGCGGGTCGCCGAAGGCGCGGAGTGA
- the trxB gene encoding thioredoxin-disulfide reductase — protein sequence MSAPVRDLIIVGSGPAGYTAAVYAGRAELQPLLFEGTQFGGALMTTTEVENYPGFREGIMGPDLMEQMREQAKRFGAEIRTEDVDAIDLSGPIKTVTVGDETYQAYAVILAMGSAARYLNIPGEQKLLGRGVSACATCDGFFFKGQDIVVVGGGDSAMEEATFLTKFAASVTIVHRREEFRASRIMLERAKANEKIKFVLNTEIAEVNGDTSVTSLTLRDTRTGETSELAATGLFVAIGHDPRSELVRGQVELDDEGYVQVVHPSTATKVPGVFAAGDLVDHTYRQAITAAGTGCRAAIDAERWLAEQGDITSNTLEHASNTAAVPAN from the coding sequence ATGAGTGCGCCAGTACGTGACCTGATCATCGTCGGCTCCGGTCCCGCCGGCTACACCGCAGCGGTGTACGCGGGTCGTGCCGAGCTGCAGCCGTTGTTGTTCGAGGGCACCCAGTTCGGTGGCGCGCTGATGACCACCACCGAGGTCGAGAACTACCCGGGCTTCCGCGAGGGCATCATGGGCCCGGACCTGATGGAGCAGATGCGTGAGCAGGCCAAACGCTTCGGCGCCGAGATCCGCACCGAAGACGTCGACGCCATCGACCTCAGCGGCCCGATCAAGACGGTGACCGTCGGCGACGAGACCTATCAGGCGTACGCGGTGATCCTGGCGATGGGCTCGGCGGCCCGCTACCTGAACATCCCGGGCGAGCAGAAGCTGCTCGGCCGCGGCGTCAGCGCCTGCGCGACCTGCGACGGCTTCTTCTTCAAGGGGCAGGACATCGTCGTGGTCGGCGGCGGCGACTCCGCCATGGAGGAGGCCACCTTCCTGACCAAGTTCGCCGCCAGTGTCACCATCGTGCACCGCCGCGAGGAGTTCCGTGCCTCGCGCATCATGCTCGAGCGCGCCAAGGCCAACGAGAAGATCAAGTTCGTGCTCAATACCGAGATCGCCGAGGTCAACGGCGATACCAGCGTGACGAGCCTGACCCTGCGCGACACCCGCACGGGGGAGACCTCGGAGCTGGCCGCGACCGGTCTTTTCGTCGCGATCGGCCACGATCCGCGCAGCGAGTTGGTCCGCGGCCAGGTGGAGCTCGACGACGAAGGTTACGTGCAGGTTGTGCACCCGTCGACGGCCACCAAGGTGCCCGGCGTGTTCGCCGCCGGCGACCTGGTCGACCACACCTATCGCCAGGCGATCACCGCCGCGGGCACCGGCTGCCGCGCGGCCATCGACGCCGAGCGCTGGCTCGCCGAGCAGGGTGACATCACTTCGAACACCCTCGAGCACGCGAGCAACACGGCGGCCGTGCCTGCCAACTGA
- the sigM gene encoding RNA polymerase sigma factor SigM, with protein MAADCSDVELLRAHVRGQRHAFAELLRRHNDHLWQTALRTSYTREDAADSLQDALLSAHRTAAKFRAEAEVRSWLHAIVVNACLDRIRRNKIRKAVSLTPETMPEPRDERDAVAELEMSLVVDRALFSLPADQRTALVAVDLEGYSVAEAAAMLGVPEGTIKSRCARGRQRLQERLEFLRDPGNRK; from the coding sequence GTGGCCGCCGACTGCAGCGACGTCGAGTTGCTGCGGGCGCACGTGCGCGGCCAGCGACATGCCTTCGCGGAGCTACTACGCAGACACAACGATCATCTCTGGCAGACCGCCCTGCGCACCTCCTATACCCGCGAGGACGCGGCCGATTCGCTCCAGGACGCGCTGCTCTCGGCCCATCGCACCGCCGCCAAGTTCCGGGCCGAGGCCGAGGTGCGCAGCTGGCTGCACGCGATCGTGGTGAACGCCTGCCTGGACCGGATCCGGCGCAACAAGATCCGCAAGGCCGTCTCGCTGACGCCGGAGACCATGCCGGAGCCGCGGGACGAACGCGACGCCGTCGCCGAGCTGGAGATGTCGCTGGTGGTCGACCGCGCGCTGTTCTCGCTGCCCGCCGATCAGCGCACCGCCCTGGTCGCGGTGGATCTGGAAGGGTATAGCGTGGCGGAGGCCGCCGCGATGCTCGGCGTTCCGGAGGGGACCATCAAGAGCCGCTGCGCTCGCGGCAGGCAACGCCTACAGGAACGGCTGGAATTTCTGCGCGATCCGGGGAACCGGAAGTAG
- a CDS encoding ParB/RepB/Spo0J family partition protein: MSQAKKGGLGRGLAALIPTGPATAPGLSSQAASVIGLDPIGPQPASAYLHRVPDPEAEDLASGGAVYREIPPEQIEPNPKQPRQVFEAEALGELVHSIKEFGLMQPIVVRRLEPGVDKFQLVMGERRWRASQEAGLTVIPAIVRETADESMLRDALLENIHRVQLNPLEEAAAYQQLLEEFGVTHEALADRIGRSRSAVTNMIRLLKLPISVQRRVAAGVLSAGHARALLGLEGGADAQDELAKRIVAEGLSVRSTEEAVILANQEKALAPDPEEAPTPQRKQIQMPGLQDVADRLSGSFDTRVIVSMGKRKGKIVVEFGSVDDLERIVRLMEQSQRDL, encoded by the coding sequence ATGAGTCAGGCGAAGAAGGGTGGGCTAGGACGCGGTCTCGCCGCGTTGATCCCGACGGGACCGGCGACTGCGCCGGGGCTCAGCAGTCAAGCGGCCAGCGTCATCGGTCTGGATCCGATCGGGCCGCAGCCCGCTTCGGCCTATCTGCATCGGGTTCCTGACCCGGAAGCGGAAGACCTCGCGTCCGGCGGCGCGGTGTACCGCGAGATTCCGCCGGAGCAGATCGAACCCAACCCGAAGCAGCCGCGCCAGGTGTTCGAGGCGGAGGCGCTGGGCGAATTGGTGCATTCGATCAAGGAATTCGGCCTGATGCAGCCGATCGTGGTGCGCCGGCTGGAGCCTGGGGTCGACAAGTTCCAGCTCGTCATGGGCGAACGCCGGTGGCGTGCTTCGCAGGAGGCGGGCCTCACCGTCATCCCCGCGATCGTCCGGGAGACCGCGGACGAGTCGATGCTGCGGGACGCGTTGCTGGAGAACATCCACCGGGTGCAGCTCAACCCGCTGGAAGAGGCGGCGGCCTATCAGCAGCTGCTGGAGGAGTTCGGCGTCACGCACGAGGCGCTGGCCGATCGGATCGGCCGGTCCCGCTCAGCGGTCACGAACATGATCCGTTTGCTGAAGCTTCCGATCTCGGTGCAGCGCCGGGTCGCGGCGGGCGTGCTGTCCGCCGGGCACGCGCGGGCGCTGCTCGGTCTGGAAGGCGGTGCGGACGCGCAGGACGAACTGGCCAAGCGCATTGTCGCCGAGGGCTTATCGGTGCGCAGCACCGAGGAGGCCGTCATCCTCGCGAACCAGGAGAAGGCGCTCGCCCCGGATCCGGAGGAGGCCCCTACCCCCCAGCGCAAGCAGATCCAGATGCCGGGTCTGCAGGATGTGGCCGATCGGTTGTCCGGCTCGTTCGACACCCGGGTGATCGTGAGCATGGGCAAACGCAAGGGCAAGATCGTCGTCGAGTTCGGTTCGGTCGACGACCTCGAGCGCATCGTTCGCCTGATGGAACAGAGCCAACGCGACTTGTGA
- a CDS encoding GNAT family N-acetyltransferase, translating into MATSVTALTLGELDKLPAHSRRCVFWEMDPAVAEDSRGFSDPVFEKEAWLSTVLLEWGSCGQVANVDGNVAGCALYSPPSAVPRATLFPTSPVSPDAVLLTTLRAEFPYQDAEVAHQLMQAVVADLVRRGVRALEAFGIRSDPPAHALSERFGSMTLMERIIAPIKGAAAGPTAECSPETCMIEADFLEDVGFEVVAPHHKFPRLRLEINSDHGWKEDVERALDQLLAAASMTPPARVGVR; encoded by the coding sequence ATGGCGACCAGCGTCACGGCCCTGACCCTCGGCGAGCTCGACAAGCTCCCCGCGCACTCCCGGCGTTGTGTGTTCTGGGAGATGGATCCCGCGGTGGCCGAGGACTCCCGGGGCTTCAGCGATCCGGTCTTCGAGAAGGAGGCCTGGCTGTCCACGGTCCTGCTGGAGTGGGGCTCGTGCGGGCAGGTGGCCAACGTCGACGGCAATGTCGCCGGGTGTGCGCTGTATTCGCCACCGAGCGCGGTGCCGCGCGCCACCCTCTTCCCCACCTCGCCGGTGAGCCCGGACGCGGTCCTGCTGACCACGCTGCGGGCCGAATTCCCGTACCAGGACGCGGAGGTTGCCCATCAGTTGATGCAGGCCGTGGTGGCCGATCTGGTGCGCCGTGGCGTGCGGGCGCTCGAGGCCTTCGGCATCCGGTCCGATCCCCCGGCGCACGCGCTGTCCGAGCGGTTCGGCTCGATGACGCTGATGGAGCGGATCATCGCGCCGATCAAGGGCGCCGCGGCGGGCCCGACGGCCGAATGCTCCCCCGAGACCTGCATGATCGAGGCCGATTTCCTGGAGGATGTCGGCTTCGAGGTGGTCGCGCCGCACCACAAGTTCCCGCGGCTGCGCCTGGAGATCAATTCCGATCACGGCTGGAAGGAAGACGTCGAGCGCGCCCTCGATCAGCTGCTCGCGGCCGCGTCGATGACTCCGCCCGCCCGGGTCGGCGTGCGCTGA
- the trxA gene encoding thioredoxin, translating into MSDSAKTVAVTDASFADDVLLSEKPVLVDFWASWCGPCKMVAPVLEEIAGTHADKLTVAKIDVDANPETARDYKILSLPTMMLFRGGKPVKQIVGAKGKAALLRELDDVI; encoded by the coding sequence ATGTCCGATAGTGCCAAGACCGTCGCGGTCACCGACGCATCCTTCGCCGACGACGTGCTGCTCAGCGAGAAGCCGGTGCTCGTCGATTTCTGGGCGTCCTGGTGCGGTCCGTGCAAGATGGTCGCCCCGGTGCTGGAGGAGATCGCGGGCACCCACGCGGACAAGCTCACCGTCGCGAAGATCGATGTCGACGCCAACCCCGAGACGGCCCGCGATTACAAGATCCTCTCGCTCCCCACTATGATGCTGTTCCGCGGCGGTAAGCCGGTGAAGCAGATCGTCGGAGCGAAGGGCAAAGCCGCCCTGCTGCGCGAACTCGACGACGTCATCTGA